One window of Vitis riparia cultivar Riparia Gloire de Montpellier isolate 1030 chromosome 5, EGFV_Vit.rip_1.0, whole genome shotgun sequence genomic DNA carries:
- the LOC117915297 gene encoding uncharacterized protein LOC117915297 — translation MIRYGHFGHLGGPDTITAYSLEDNELWTRYLLGLVIQFGGAFYIFLRSWKGTPLNILAVPMFVAGLIKYGERTWFLKSRSSNQLRKSMIRAPDPGPNYAKFMEEYALIRAQGYNVSLQPIIETSEVVNIPSPTPRKKNIPDAALLQKANEYFPKFKLLFTDLVLESTDFEESKSFFEKISCKEAFRVIEIELGFVYDMLYTKAMVAYCKWGGLGRSICLSFVISTFIAFLIIDRHDYSTIDVIITWLLLVGAIVLEIYSIIILFSSDWTMSWLSKQEKPLVTLIFLVISSCRLPYLFLANKRWSDSMVQYSLIGFCLINLPTKFSKVWKFFCICQMLEEHYSKNSSVVSKYLRRLIFEKLLEKSRSASDIKAAKKLCADRGEWTLQKMNCLHKLGWSIEVEFDEIILLWHLVIDLCYYTDLNKKSFSIKNSKCKASKLLSDYMVYLLVLRPLMLPDGIGQIRFQDSCAEAIAFFHRKHVKDGIQACENLLQVNTEILPLKVKGDRSKSVLFDACRLAKSMQSLETEEE, via the coding sequence ATGATACGATATGGGCATTTTGGGCACCTTGGCGGCCCGGACACCATCACAGCCTATTCTTTGGAAGACAATGAATTATGGACAAGATACTTGCTTGGGCTAGTCATCCAGTTTGGAGGAGCATTTTACATCTTCCTTAGGTCCTGGAAGGGCACACCACTTAATATTCTAGCCGTCCCAATGTTTGTGGCTGGATTGATCAAGTATGGGGAGAGGACTTGGTTTCTAAAGTCCAGAAGCAGCAATCAATTGAGAAAATCCATGATCCGTGCTCCAGACCCAGGGCCTAATTATGCCAAATTCATGGAAGAATATGCTTTGATAAGAGCTCAGGGGTATAATGTTTCACTACAGCCAATAATTGAAACATCTGAGGTGGTGAATATACCTTCTCCAACCCCCAGAAAAAAGAATATTCCAGATGCAGCCCTTTTGCAAAAGGCTAATGAATACTTTCCCAAGTTCAAGCTTTTATTTACAGATCTTGTTCTTGAGTCAACAGACTTTGAAGAAAGCAAATCCTTCTTTGAGAAAATATCTTGCAAGGAAGCTTTCAGAGTGATTGAGATTGAGCTTGGGTTCGTGTATGACATGCTCTATACGAAGGCAATGGTGGCTTATTGTAAATGGGGTGGCCTAGGTCGTTCCATATGTCTATCTTTTGTAATCTCAACATTCATAGCTTTCTTGATTATTGACAGGCATGACTACTCAACTATTGACGTGATAATAACATGGTTGTTGCTGGTTGGAGCAATTGTTCTGGAGATCTATTCTATTATTATACTGTTTTCCTCAGACTGGACCATGAGTTGGTTGagcaaacaagaaaaaccacTTGTGACTCTCATCTTTCTAGTGATATCGAGTTGTCGATTACCTTATCTATTCCTTGCAAACAAGAGATGGTCTGATTCCATGGTACAGTACAGTCTGATAGGTTTCTGCCTCATAAATTTGCCTACCAAGTTTAGCAAAGTCTGGAAGTTCTTTTGCATTTGCCAGATGTTGGAGGAGCATTATTCTAAGAATTCAAGTGTTGTCTCCAAATATTTGAGAAGATTGATCTTTGAAAAACTTCTAGAGAAATCAAGGAGTGCCTCAGACATTAAGGCAGCCAAGAAATTATGTGCTGACAGAGGAGAATGGACACTTCAAAAGATGAACTGTCTCCATAAATTAGGTTGGAGTATTGAAGTAGAATTCGATGAGATCATTCTCCTCTGGCACCTAGTAATTGATCTCTGCTACTACACTGATCTAAACAAAAAATCATTCTCTATCAAGAACTCAAAATGTAAAGCAAGCAAGTTGCTATCAGATTATATGGTGTATCTTCTGGTCTTGCGCCCCCTTATGTTACCTGATGGAATTGGACAAATCCGATTTCAAGACAGCTGTGCTGAGGCCATTGCGTTTTTTCATAGAAAGCACGTAAAAGATGGAATCCAAGCTTGTGAAAATTTGCTTCAAGTGAATACTGAAATTCTACCATTGAAAGTGAAAGGAGATAGAAGCAAGTCGGTGCTATTTGATGCCTGCAGGCTGGCTAAGTCCATGCAATCTCTGGAGACAGAAGAGGAATAG
- the LOC117915299 gene encoding putative disease resistance RPP13-like protein 3 — protein sequence MLRMITKSIMWRATEKLSMLHLQEPEALVGVEEQIQWVKDCHRRMKPYVRATGGFEAELIDIAYDVEDVVDLILRSAVQGRRRGISKGLTLFISDFIYRYQLHKRIKWIDSKTLSLPDDPPGSWCHLSVRIEEIDWSNRRSVQDQNVAKAVVYPVIEKVSVLLAKESLHPQLKRKVREIQDKFRFMNGFLKELESVELADGGMVWVEELCDISRSAVDVIGLFINRREQLRSWRSPFRKVVLAVDDLKSRHKFSMEMEQIHCKILDISIRRPKKVPGHGHKTHNRESASTFGILPQPAQEPNIISFDDDDSQAVMSRPEEVPGHSHSREPGCTCQILQQPTQEPDIISFYDDVDAVMARLLADDSCFCVISIVGMEGAGKTTLAKLIYENDVVVDHFPYRAWASATDMYKILDDIVKQFIDYKKSTKTSWREEQEEMKQKLKAFLMDKRYLIVLDHAWSSSVYILNELLSALPETLNGSRMIVTTCEMSLPSHLQTRSIHHALRLRSDDESWALFTHTLKRNIPQELHKMKREIAKRCGGLPLAIVKLGAVLSQKEANIEEWSIALEQLHGDQKLWSNTLSMIDRKCPLHLKRCLFYFGLFPQNIDVPARRLIALWVAEGLMQPEGENETSEDVAEMCLIKLIAQGMVQVTKKKLNGDVKTCRLPDALQRHWLSKAQHITFLQFHTNTRSELSLSTGLVRRLVDHLDKEDFSYGHIHGEYNRTLTSLKPHYRHALSFLSFDTQEGSKPGEDIGNFLHRCISSSCFLLLRVLDLEHVFRPKLPETIGKLHRLRYLGLRWTFLEMLPSSISKLQNLQTLDLKHTYISILPNSIWKIQQLRHLYLSESYRSKFMPQPRVGSLTNLQTLWGLFVDEETPVKDGLDRLVNLKKLGLTCRLMPSQQQAMLAQLEAVANWVLKLDHLHTLRLKSDDGENQPGDLDLKPLSGLEKLSSIYLLGRLKNPLVVFESPESLSDLTLSGSGLTEDPLQKLDKLPNLKILRLLAKSYMGKNMLCPSGGFPQLRVLKLWKLEELEEWNVEEGALRALRDLEIRSCPRLKMLPKELQHRNLMNLKLSDMTNEFTT from the coding sequence ATGTTGAGGATGATCACAAAAAGCATTATGTGGAGGGCAACAGAGAAACTCTCTATGTTGCACCTTCAAGAACCAGAAGCTTTGGTTGGAGTTGAAGAACAGATTCAATGGGTTAAAGATTGTCATAGGAGGATGAAACCGTATGTGAGGGCCACTGGTGGCTTCGAAGCAGAATTAATAGATATTGCCTATGATGTGGAGGATGTTGTCGACCTTATACTCAGATCAGCAGTACAGGGGAGGAGAAGAGGAATCTCGAAGGGGTTAACTTTGTTCATCAGTGATTTCATTTATCGATATCAACTTCACAAGAGGATCAAGTGGATTGATTCTAAGACCCTTTCCCTTCCTGATGACCCCCCAGGCTCGTGGTGTCACCTTTCTgtgagaattgaagaaatagacTGGTCAAATCGGAGATCAGTACAGGATCAGAACGTGGCCAAAGCAGTTGTTTATCCTGTCATAGAAAAAGTCTCAGTTTTGCTAGCTAAGGAGTCACTTCATCCCCAGCTGAAAAGGAAGGTCAGAGAGATACAAGACAAATTTAGGTTCATGAATGGTTTTCTGAAGGAATTAGAATCAGTGGAATTAGCTGATGGAGGAATGGTTTGGGTGGAGGAACTTTGTGACATTTCCCGTTCTGCTGTGGATGTCATTGGGCTGTTCATCAACAGAAGAGAGCAGCTTAGGAGCTGGAGGAGCCCTTTTAGGAAAGTTGTTTTGGCAGTTGACGATTTGAAATCTCGGCATAAGTTTTCAATGGAGATGGAACAAATACATTGCAAAATCTTGGATATCTCCATCCGGAGGCCTAAAAAAGTCCCTGGGCATGGTCACAAGACTCACAACAGAGAGTCAGCATCTACATTTGGAATCCTTCCACAACCAGCACAAGAGCCTAATATCAtcagttttgatgatgatgattcgCAAGCAGTAATGAGCCGGCCTGAAGAAGTCCCTGGACATAGTCACAGTAGAGAGCCAGGATGTACATGCCAAATCCTTCAACAGCCAACACAAGAGCCTGATATCATCAGCTTTTATGATGATGTCGATGCAGTAATGGCCCGGTTGCTGGCAGATGACAGTTGTTTCTGCGTGATTTCAATTGTGGGTATGGAAGGCGCTGGTAAGACAACACTAGCCAAACTGATATATGAAAATGATGTTGTTGTGGATCATTTCCCTTATCGTGCATGGGCCTCTGCAACTGATATGTATAAAATTCTTGATGACATCGTTAAACAATTTATTGACTACAAGAAAAGCACAAAGACAAGTTGGCGGGAGGAGCAGGAAGAAATGAAGCAGAAGCTGAAGGCTTTCTTGATGGACAAGAGGTATCTCATAGTTCTAGATCATGCCTGGAGTTCCAGTGTCTATATCTTGAATGAACTGTTAAGTGCACTACCAGAAACATTAAATGGGAGTAGAATGATTGTGACCACTTGTGAAATGAGCTTACCTTCACACCTTCAAACAAGAAGCATTCATCATGCATTGCGATTACGGAGTGATGATGAGAGCTGGGCATTGTTCACCCATACGTTGAAGAGGAACATACCCCAAGAACTACATAAGATGAAAAGAGAAATTGCGAAAAGATGTGGGGGTCTGCCACTTGCAATTGTGAAATTGGGAGCGGTGCTGTCACAGAAGGAAGCAAACATTGAGGAGTGGTCTATTGCACTTGAGCAGCTCCATGGAGACCAAAAACTATGGTCAAATACGTTATCCATGATTGATAGGAAGTGCCCCTTGCACCTGAAGAGGTGTCTCTTTTATTTTGGCCTATTTCCTCAAAATATTGATGTCCCAGCCAGAAGGTTGATTGCATTGTGGGTTGCAGAAGGTTTGATGCAACCAGAGGGAGAGAATGAAACTTCAGAAGATGTTGCAGAGATGTGCTTGATAAAATTGATAGCCCAAGGCATGGTTCAAGTGACAAAGAAGAAGCTGAATGGGGATGTTAAAACATGTCGCTTGCCTGATGCCCTGCAAAGGCACTGGTTATCAAAAGCTCAGCATATCACATTTCTTCAATTTCACACTAACACAAGATCAGAGTTATCTCTAAGCACTGGTCTAGTCCGTCGCCTTGTTGATCATCTTGACAAAGAAGATTTCAGCTATGGGCACATCCATGGTGAGTACAACAGAACTTTGACCTCTTTGAAACCTCACTATCGACATGCCTTATCTTTTCTGTCTTTTGACACTCAAGAAGGAAGCAAACCAGGAGAAGACATAGGGAACTTTCTTCATCGGTGCATTTCTAGCAGTTGCTTTCTGTTATTGCGGGTGCTTGATCTTGAACATGTATTCAGGCCTAAGTTGCCTGAGACAATAGGTAAATTACATCGACTGAGGTACCTTGGCTTAAGATGGACATTCCTCGAGATGCTTCCATCATCCATAAGCAAATTGCAAAATCTTCAAACACTGGATTTGAAACATACTTACATCAGTATTCTTCCTAATTCAATCTGGAAGATTCAACAGTTGCGACATTTATACTTGAGTGAAAGTTATCGGAGTAAATTTATGCCTCAACCAAGAGTTGGCTCTCTGACGAATCTCCAAACCTTGTGGGGACTATTTGTAGATGAGGAGACTCCAGTAAAGGATGGTCTGGACAGGTTGGTCAATCTTAAAAAATTGGGATTGACATGTCGGCTAATGCCATCTCAGCAACAGGCAATGTTAGCACAACTGGAGGCAGTGGCTAACTGGGTTCTAAAATTGGACCATCTTCATACTTTAAGGCTGAAATCAGATGATGGAGAGAATCAACCTGGGGATCTAGACTTGAAGCCTTTGTCTGGACTTGAGAAGCTCTCTAGTATTTATTTGTTGGGAAGGTTAAAGAACCCCTTAGTTGTGTTTGAGTCCCCAGAGAGTCTTTCTGACCTTACTCTATCGGGTTCAGGACTAACAGAAGATCCACTGCAAAAATTGGATAAGCTTCCCAATCTAAAAATTCTTAGATTGTTAGCCAAATCTTACATGGGAAAGAACATGCTCTGTCCCTCAGGAGGCTTTCCACAGCTTCGTGTTCTTAAACTATGGAAGCTAGAGGAATTGGAGGAATGGAATGTTGAAGAAGGGGCACTTCGAGCTCTAAGAGATTTAGAGATTCGATCATGCCCAAGGTTGAAGATGCTCCCAAAAGAATTGCAACACAGAAATCTTATGAATTTGAAGTTATCAGACATGACGAATGAGTTCACTACATAG